Proteins encoded in a region of the Thunnus maccoyii chromosome 4, fThuMac1.1, whole genome shotgun sequence genome:
- the birc7 gene encoding baculoviral IAP repeat-containing protein 7 translates to MTGTGQKEKGKPTCHRMTDDRSTMLHILEEPQMRREGERLRTFQSWPADAPVTSGDLAKAGFFFLGPGDKVQCFCCGGILRCWVHGDSPAAEHRRHFPTCSFILGQAVGNIPLQFGSSDSVDGQLLSQLQRMTMDDQGTAGQAVYPEMEAEDSRLTTFHNWPTEASVQPDVLARAGFFYTGHGDNVKCYYCDGGLRNWEPGDDPWQEHAKWFPRCEFLIQSRGQEYISNIQDAHFHLGDTMGGSPTSTGRDIGSRNDMVGGLGASSAMLSPVVQTVLQMGFEASLVESLVQTKYLLTGQHYTSVSDLVTDVLQAEEEDRQRGSQSREPEMRQGSSAGGVRTQTPIRERVKDPTPEELLRQLQEERTCKVCMDKLVSIVFIPCGHLVVCGDCAASLRHCPICRAVIRGSVRAFMS, encoded by the exons ATGACTGGCAcaggacaaaaagagaaaggaaaaccCACATGCCACAGAATGACGGATGACAGGAGTACTATGCTGCACATCCTTGAGGAGCCTCAGATGcgaagggagggggagagacTTCGAACTTTTCAGAGCTGGCCGGCAGATGCACCTGTCACATCTGGAGACCTGGCCAAGGCGGGCTTCTTCTTTCTAGGCCCCGGGGATAAAGTCCAATGTTTCTGCTGTGGTGGGATTTTAAGATGCTGGGTACACGGGGACAGCCCGGCTGCCGAGCACAGGAGACATTTCCCCACTTGTAGTTTCATACTGGGTCAAGCTGTGGGAAATATTCCACTCCAGTTTGGATCCTCTGACTCTGTGGACGGCCAGCTGTTGAGTCAACTCCAGAGGATGACTATGGATGACCAGGGGACAGCTGGACAGGCAGTCTACCCTGAGATGGAGGCGGAGGATTCCCGGCTCACCACCTTCCACAACTGGCCCACAGAGGCCTCGGTCCAGCCAGACGTTCTCGCCAGAGCAGGATTTTTCTACACAG GTCACGGCGACAACGTCAAATGCTACTACTGTGATGGAGGGCTGAGGAACTGGGAGCCGGGAGACGACCCCTGGCAGGAACATGCCAAGTGGTTTCCACG atGTGAGTTTTTAATCCAGTCAAGGGGGCAGGAGTATATCAGCAATATACAAGATGCTCATTTCCATCTGGGTGATACTATG GGTGGCTCACCGACATCCACAGGCAGAGATATTGGCTCCAGAAATG ATATGGTTGGAGGTCTGGGAGCTTCGTCTGCCATGCTCTCCCCTGTGGTGCAGACTGTGCTCCAGATGGGCTTTGAAGCCAGCCTGGTAGAGAGTCTGGTTCAGACCAAGTACCTTTTGACAGGCCAGCACTACACTTCTGTGTCTGACCTAGTAACTGACGTACTgcaggcggaggaggaggacagacagaggggGTCACAGAGCAGAG AGCCAGAGATGAGGCAAGGCTCCAGTGCAGGAGGTGTAAGGACACAAACACCCATCagagagagag TGAAAGACCCCACTCCAGAAGAGCTCCTGAGgcagctgcaggaggagaggacCTGTAAAGTGTGCATGGACAAGCTGGTGTCCATCGTTTTCATCCCCTGTGGTCATCTGGTGGTGTGTGGTGACTGTGCCGCCAGCCTGCGTCACTGCCCCATCTGCAGAGCTGTCATCAGAGGCAGCGTTCGTGCCTTCATGTCCTAA